GCGCTGCGCCGCCACTTCAGGCAAACCTACCTGGCCAACAACGGCTACGACCTGGAACTCGCCACCGCCAGGCTCAACGAGGGCAAGGCAGACCTGTTTGCCTTCGGCCGTGCCTTCATCAGCAACCCCGACCTGGTCAAACGCCTGAAGACCGGCGCCCCGCTGGCCCAGCCCGACTTCGCCACGCTCTATGGTGGCGGCGCTGCGGGCTACACCGATTACCCGTCCATCACCGCTTGAGGCGCGCTGCTTGCGTCCGCGTCCGAACCGCCTTGAAAAGGAAATTATCATGACCACGCTTCCGACTGTTCTCATCACCGGCGCCTCCTCCGGCATCGGCGCCACCTACGCCGAGCGCTTCGCCCGCCGCGGCCACGATCTTGTGCTGGTTGCCCGCGACAAGGCGCGCCTCGAAACGCTGGCCGCGCGGCTGCGTGAAGAAAGTGGGGTGGCCGTGGAAGTGCTGCAGGCCGACCTCACCCAGCCCGCCGACCTTGCCAGGGTCGAGACTCGTCTGCGCGAGGATGCTCGCATAGGCATCCTGATCAACAACGCCGGGATGGCTCAATCGGGCGGCTTCGTGCAGCAGACGCCTGAGGGAATCGAACGCCTGATCACGCTCAACACGACGGCGCTTACGCGGCTTGCCGCCGCCGCCGCTCCGCGCTTCCTGGAGTCGGGTACCGGCGCAATCGTCAACATCGGCTCGGTGGTGGGTTTCGCGCCCGAGTTCGGCATGTCAATTTACGGCGCCACCAAGGCGTTTGTGCTGTTCCTGTCGCAGGGATTGAACCTCGAGTTGTCGCCCAGCGGCGTCTACGTGCAGGCGGTGCTCCCGGCGGCGACCCGCACGGAAATATGGGGGCGCGCCGGCATCGACGTCAATACGCTACCCGAGGTGATGGAAGTCGGCGAACTGGTTGATGCGGCACTGGTCGGCTTCGATCGCCGCGAACTCGTGACTATCCCGCCGCTGCACGTAGCGGCGCGCTGGGACGCATTGGATGGCGCGCGTCAAGGGCTCATATCGGACATTCGACAAGCCGAGGTGGCCGAACGCTATCGGCCCGAAGCCTGACCGCCACAATGACCCGGGCGTCACCCCCGACGAGAATCGACCATGAACTTCAAAGCGCCGCAGGCTTCTTATGCCCACGCTCAGACCAAGCTAGTAGAGGTGTGCGGAACCACGTTCGCTTATCGCGAACTGGGACAGCATGGCGGTACCCCGCTGGTCCTCCTTAACCACTGGGGCGCCGTGCTGGACAACTTCGACCCGCGCATCGTAGATGGCCTGGCTCGTGAGCACCACGTTATTGCCATCGACTATCGCGGAATCGGTTTGTCCGGCGGCACCGCGTCGGTAACCGTCGGCGAGATGGCGCGCGACACGAGCGCGGTGATCCGCGCGATGGGTTTCGATCAAGTAGATCTGCTCGGCTTTTCGCTTGGCGGTTTCGTGGCACAGGACGTGGCCCTGAAGGCGCCTGCCCTTGTGCGCAAGCTCATCCTTACAGGCACGGGTCCCGCGGGCGGTCAGGGCATCGATCGTGTCGGTGCGGTGTCGTGGCCGCTGATACTCAAGGGCCTGCTGACGCTACGCGACCCCAAGACCTATCTCTTCTTCACCCCTACGGCCATTGGCCGGCAGGCGGCAAGCGCCTTCCTGAAAAGACTGAAGGAGCGCCGCGTCGATCGCGACAGGGGACCGACACCCCGCGCCTTCTTGCGCCAGCTCAAGGCGATTAAGGCTTGGGGCCAGCACGAGCCGCAGGATCTCTCCGGCCTGCGCATGCCTGTCCTGATCGCCAACGGCGACAATGACATCATGGTGCCCACCACGCTGAGTCGCGACATGGCCCGGCGCATTCCCCATGCGCAGTTGGTCATCTACGAAGAAGCCGGCCATGGCGGCATCTTTCAGTATCACGCCGACTTCGTGTCAAGGGCGCTGGCGTTCCTGGCAACACCCCCATTGGAATTAGAGCAACATGAACGCACTTACATTTAAACGCTATGGCAGGTCACCTGAGATCGGATTCGCCGACGTTCCGCGCCCCACGTTAAAGGCGGATGAGTTGCTGGTGGAAGTCCACGCGGCAGGATTGAATCCCATCGACAACATGATTCCGGCGGGCACGTTCAAGCCTGTCCTGAAGTTCGAATTACCGGCCACGCTAGGCAGCGATATTGCTGGCGTGGTGGTTGAGGTTGGCAGTCGCGTGACGCGTTTCAAGCCGGGCGATGCCGTTTTTGCCAGTCTCTTCGATCTTGGCAGAGGTTCGATCGCCGAATTTGCGGCGGTGCCGGAAAGCGTTGCCGCACCGAAGCCGGCCAAGCTCGACTTTGTGCAGGCCGCCTCCGTTCCGATGGTTGGCCTCACCTCGTGGCAAGCATTGAAGGAGCGTGCCAATGTTCGAGCTGGCCAGAAGGTGTTCATCCCTGCGGGGTCGGGCGGTATCGGTACGTTCGCGATCCAGCTAGCAAAGTACCTTGGTGCCAAGGTAGGAACGACCACCAGCACGGGTAATGTTCCACTGGTCACCACGCTGGGCGCAGACGAGGTGGTCGATTATAAGAAGGAGAGCTTCGAAAGAGTGCTGCGGGGCTACGACGTCGTGCTTGGTACACTGCGGGGCGATGCGATCGAGAAAGCCATCGGCATTCTCAAACCAGGGAGCAAGGTTGTCTCGCTCATCGGTCCGTTGGACGCAGCGTTCGCACGCGCACGACGCCTGAATTTCTTTCTAACGTTCGTGTTCGGCTTGATGAGCCGAAAAATCATGCGTCTTGCAAGAAAACGGGACGTCACCTACTCATTTCTATTCGTCCGTCCCGACGGCGCCCAACTCGCCGAGATTGGAGGACTTCTCGAGTCGGAACGCATTCGTCCGGTGATCGACAGGGTTTTTTCGTTCGAGCAAGCGAAGGAAGCGCTTGAATACTTGGCCGAGGGACGCGCGAAGGGCAAGGTCGTCGTGAAGATCAAGTGAGTGGCCAAACGGTTGACTGCGCAGGCGCTTACCCTAGCGACTGAAGACGCGGGCGACCAGGTTAAGGCTCATGGAGAACCGGATGGCCGGTTAAAGGTGCAGAGCCGCCGCCCGAACGTCCGAGCATAAGCGCGAGCGAATCACCCTTGTTGGCTGGAAAGCGACCTCCACCCGTCGTGAGCCGGTCAGCGCTTCGCGCAGCCGCGAATGACCGGCCGTTCGTGGCCGAACTCAGCCGTCAGACTGATCCCTGAATCACGCAGTGACTCCCATCGCTTCGAACTCTCCTATCCCGTAATTCCGCGTAGCACCTTTTACTAGCGGCACCAAGGTTCCACACGAAACAACCCCGATCGCATCGCCAGGAACACGGCTTCGGCGCGGCTGTGCGCGCCGAAATTCCCAACGCATGTGCGAGGACATGGTCGACACTCTCGGGCAATGAACCTGCCCGGAACGCTTCACGCCGGAGGTCGTGAAGCGCTGGGATCGGTTTGCGAGATCCGCTGGTCGTTCCTGGCGGGGCGACGAGACGTAGGTGAAAATCCGTGGCAAATGGGTCAATCTTTACCGTACAGTTCTCCGCTGTTGGAAACGCTGCGCCAGCTGACGACGGCGGAACAAGGCGTGCCGCAGCGGCCA
The Cupriavidus basilensis DNA segment above includes these coding regions:
- a CDS encoding SDR family NAD(P)-dependent oxidoreductase, with the protein product MTTLPTVLITGASSGIGATYAERFARRGHDLVLVARDKARLETLAARLREESGVAVEVLQADLTQPADLARVETRLREDARIGILINNAGMAQSGGFVQQTPEGIERLITLNTTALTRLAAAAAPRFLESGTGAIVNIGSVVGFAPEFGMSIYGATKAFVLFLSQGLNLELSPSGVYVQAVLPAATRTEIWGRAGIDVNTLPEVMEVGELVDAALVGFDRRELVTIPPLHVAARWDALDGARQGLISDIRQAEVAERYRPEA
- a CDS encoding NADP-dependent oxidoreductase translates to MNALTFKRYGRSPEIGFADVPRPTLKADELLVEVHAAGLNPIDNMIPAGTFKPVLKFELPATLGSDIAGVVVEVGSRVTRFKPGDAVFASLFDLGRGSIAEFAAVPESVAAPKPAKLDFVQAASVPMVGLTSWQALKERANVRAGQKVFIPAGSGGIGTFAIQLAKYLGAKVGTTTSTGNVPLVTTLGADEVVDYKKESFERVLRGYDVVLGTLRGDAIEKAIGILKPGSKVVSLIGPLDAAFARARRLNFFLTFVFGLMSRKIMRLARKRDVTYSFLFVRPDGAQLAEIGGLLESERIRPVIDRVFSFEQAKEALEYLAEGRAKGKVVVKIK
- a CDS encoding alpha/beta fold hydrolase translates to MNFKAPQASYAHAQTKLVEVCGTTFAYRELGQHGGTPLVLLNHWGAVLDNFDPRIVDGLAREHHVIAIDYRGIGLSGGTASVTVGEMARDTSAVIRAMGFDQVDLLGFSLGGFVAQDVALKAPALVRKLILTGTGPAGGQGIDRVGAVSWPLILKGLLTLRDPKTYLFFTPTAIGRQAASAFLKRLKERRVDRDRGPTPRAFLRQLKAIKAWGQHEPQDLSGLRMPVLIANGDNDIMVPTTLSRDMARRIPHAQLVIYEEAGHGGIFQYHADFVSRALAFLATPPLELEQHERTYI